From the Cyprinus carpio isolate SPL01 unplaced genomic scaffold, ASM1834038v1 S000006520, whole genome shotgun sequence genome, one window contains:
- the LOC122143859 gene encoding urokinase plasminogen activator surface receptor-like, producing MSFFCCDTDLCNARDAPDPSVESSSTNFGIPNDVPNGKKCFYCDLQNCSNIRDCSGSEDHCFTATVNSGSQSFAAKGCISKQACDASALLPSGQGITCCGGNLCNSVQSITQSFLFLCCSLLSFILLH from the exons ATGTCTTTTTTCTGCTGTGACACGGACCTTTGTAACGCCCGAGATGCTCCAG ATCCTTCTGTAGAGTCCAGTTCTACCAACTTTGGTATCCCCAATGATGTTCCCAATGGAAAGAAATGTTTCTACTGCgatttgcagaactgctcaaacATAAGAGACTGTTCGGGGAGTGAAGACCACTGCTTTACAGCAACAG tgaattCTGGGAGCCAGTCATTTGCTGCAAAAGGCTGTATCTCTAAACAGGCTTGTGATGCCTCAGCATTGCTTCCTAGCGGTCAGGGCATCACATGTTGTGGAGGGAACCTGTGTAACAGTGTTCAGAGCATCACTCAGAGCTTCCTGTTCCTCTGCTGTTCTCTGCTCTCCTTCATCCTGCTgcactga
- the LOC109058101 gene encoding urokinase plasminogen activator surface receptor-like, which translates to MDLQTSVFLLFVLFTAGHSLSCYECMGLTGSCADQKEKTCLNGTSKCMSVTSVSQVDGISINNKLKDCAADCANGSMNLGIVWTSAVCCNTDQCNVQDAPDPSTNTPNGKKCYYCDGQSCSNTVSCSGSEDRCLTTTESSGGQSVVVKGCVSKSLCDTTTAVRDVRSVSCCEGNLCNGVESVTQSFLFLCCSLVSFILLH; encoded by the exons ATGGATCTGCAAACCTCAGTTTTTCTTCTGTTCGTTCTCTTCACTGCAG GACACTCTCTCAGCTGTTATGAGTGTATGGGTCTGACGGGTTCTTGTGCGGATCAAAAGGAAAAAACATGTCTCAATGGAACTTCCAAGTGCATGAGTGTAACGTCAGTGTCACAAGTTG ATGGCATCAGTATCAACAACAAGTTAAAAGATTGTGCTGCTGACTGTGCAAATGGGTCCATGAACCTCGGCATTGTGTGGACGTCTGCAGTCTGCTGTAACACAGACCAGTGTAACGTCCAAGATGCTCCAG ATCCCAGCACTAATACCCCCAATGGAAAGAAATGTTACTATTGTGATGGACAGAGCTGCTCAAACACCGTGAGCTGTTCAGGGAGTGAAGACCGCTGCCTTACAACAACAG AGAGTTCCGGAGGCCAGTCAGTGGTTGTAAAAGGCTGTGTCTCTAAATCTTTGTGTGATACCACAACAGCGGTTAGAGATGTCCGGAGCGTCTCATGCTGTGAGGGGAACCTGTGTAACGGTGTTGAGAGCGTCACTCAGAGCTTCCTGTTCCTCTGCTGTTCTCTGGTCTCCTTCATCCTGCTgcactga
- the LOC109058123 gene encoding urokinase plasminogen activator surface receptor-like, with protein sequence MDLQISVFLLFVLFTAGHSLSCYECMGLTGSCADQKVKTCPSGFSKCMSLTTAVQSGGFSAKVKIKDCAPDCAIGSMNFGIGKTSLACCNTDQCNVQDAPDPSNVPNGNKCYYCDGQSCSNTVSCSGIEDRCFKATGSSGGQSIKGCVSKSICDAATPVGDVQGVSCCSGNLCNGAQSVTQSFLFLCCSLVSFILLH encoded by the exons ATGGATCTGCAAATCTCAGTTTTTCTTCTGTTCGTTCTCTTCACTGCAG GACACTCTCTCAGCTGTTATGAGTGTATGGGTCTGACGGGTTCTTGTGCggatcaaaaagtaaaaacatgtcCCAGTGGATTTTCCAAGTGCATGAGTTTAACAACAGCTGTACAAAGTG GTGGCTTTAGTGCTAAAGTGAAGATTAAAGATTGTGCTCCTGACTGTGCAATTGGATCCATGAACTTCGGCATTGGAAAGACATCTTTAGCGTGCTGTAACACAGACCAGTGTAACGTCCAAGATGCTCCAG ATCCCTCTAATGTCCCCAATGGAAATAAATGTTACTATTGTGATGGACAGAGCTGCTCAAACACAGTGAGTTGTTCAGGGATTGAAGACCGCTGCTTTAAAGCAACAG gGAGTTCTGGAGGCCAGTCTATAAAAGGCTGTGTTTCTAAATCTATTTGTGATGCTGCTACACCAGTTGGTGATGTTCAGGGTGTCTCGTGTTGTTCAGGGAACCTGTGTAACGGTGCTCAGAGCGTCACTCAGAGCTTCCTGTTCCTCTGCTGTTCTCTGGTCTCCTTCATCCTGCTgcactga